taaattatttgtatttgtatttgtatttgtaagtATCCATTTCCAGATATAATAGTAAAAAGAATGTAAGTGGTAAAAAGAAGTATAGGACAgggattttgttttgtttgtttcatagttatgtgtgtgtgttcctGCCGCGTTCTTGACAAATGGCCAAAATTCCTGTCGTCTGGTAACCCTTTCAGTATAAGAATGTACAAAGTACTCAGTGGGTAACCCTAGCTTAACAGCTACCCTAACCACCTGCCTTTATATCAACCACCTTGCACCTGTCGGTGTGTTGTGCTGCTTTATTATCGGGCAACTGGGAAAGAGACGCACATAGCGACAAGACTAGTTACGATGTGCTAGCTAGGAGAAGTTGTATGTAGAGTCCCTTTTAAatgttattcttattttattcttcagcTTGAAATAGTGGTTAGCACTTCaattgtttattaaaggaaGGGAAATTTTAAACGTGATACAAAATGAGTGTTActtgctcagttaatgctgggaaCTGTACGAGTATAGTTACATTAACTCAATTATTTACATTAGTGTATCTTATCATTAACTTCTGTTATGTATGAGTGAAACAGTGGGCCCTTAAAATGTTTATACaattaatatatgtatttatttatgttcatCATTGTCTTGCTCGGCTTAACTAGGTACATAATGTTCCATTACATGGCCTATGCCTaatctcagtttttttttattcaactggatggcaaacgagcaagtgggtctcctgatgataagagatcaccaccgtccatagacacctgcaacaccagggggattgcagatgcgttgccaacctagaggcctaagatgggatacctaaagtgccagtaatttcaccggctgtcttactctccacgccgaaacagaacagtgcaagcactgcggtttcacggcaggattagcgagcaagatggaatttcgcacataatttccaaaaactcagaagtgcaagCTCGGGCTCGACCCCACAACCCCctgcttcagaggccataggtcacaTCGCTAGACCACCACGATTACTAGaatgtttatttgttgttgttactTAAGGAAGGCCCGGCATTGTCATctcaagttaaataataaaactaattaaaacaatTGAGTTAGTGTATTATATTTTccaatattaaggggctgtttcaccatccattgattagtgttaactgacggttaaatgtgatgccgtctccgtctattcgaacaaaacaaatagagacggcatcacacctaaccgccagttaacactaatcaatggatggtgaaacagcccctaattgaaCTAGAAACACTCGTATATTAGAGTCATTTCAGGATGATCCCAGTGATTTCAAAGTGACTTCACTTCTCTGCTGAGTGATCTCAAAGTTgataatgtttttgtttatgATGGTAAATGACTCTACCGTAGGTTAACTTTGCTTAAGGCAAAAATGTGTCAAttaaaatactctttattgaacaccacaagaTAATATAGCGagttaaaaaacataaaaaaaaactagacagACAATGGCGGTCTTATTGTTCAAAAGCCATTGTTTCCAGATGAACATTAAGAtatagaaacaaataaaaacaggCTAGACTTATGGTCCCTCAGTGCAGAAGTGAGCCGGTTGCCAAACCAACGCGACGGCCATTGATCTCTGTGATCGAAGGCCATGCGCGGGAGCATGCGCGGTGATCGAACGCCCACAACAGGTTGCCCAGCGGCAGGTAAAGCTGAACTGCAGGCAAAGAGGCACATTCTGAGTTTGATtgtaactcaaaaaaaataaaaatcacggCAGTGTGTCATGCcaataaaaaactgttttagCTGTTAAGCGTGTTACTGTAAGCTCAAGAAAACAAGAGCTACATGTAAATATACCCAGCGGCACAAAATCTGGCCCcccccttcatacaaaatttggccccctcttcatacaaaattacctgttactgcAAACATTTGACGGCctgattttttgccgctcagtatagtaaCGATGACATTTAAAATATGTCATCGTCCCCAGCGATATGGAATCTTACGGCTGCTTAGATTTTAGTCAAACTTGCTAGTTAGAGCCGTGGTGGTGGCcaagagggtcgtgggttaaaATCCGGGCTCGCACACTTTCAGTATAATAGGCTGGGTTGGTGATGAATGCTCGTGTGCTTCAACATTCTGTGTTGTTATTGTACccaattaagtaagtaaaatagTAGGAAATCGTAAAATTTCTATACTTTAGCTGCAATGCCGCCCCACCCTTGTACCTTGATTAGTGTTGTTTCTTCTTTGGTTTTTGAGAAGCGCTTCATATATTCTGCTTGCCCGGAACAGCGATTCCCAAACTacgaatcaaataaatatttattggtatAAAGAAGGACATGAAACAATAAAACATCACGTAAATTCGACTTTTTGTAACAGTTATAATAAGTAGCGCCTACACAAAAAGCGCGGTTCTTTTCGTTGGGCGAATACGGCACTTTGCTATGTTGACGGTAATATTGCCAATGACGCTGAATACTGAGCCGTTGTCTAATACAggtgatgacaaaaaaaaacaatgaaaaaatttaattgggcaccaaaaactaaaaacactGGCGGAAATTTGGATAATACCTACAGTGATTTGAATTCGACCTACCTATTCCTTTTAAGAGGTTAATGTTGTGGCACTGGAGCGCTAATTTAAAACCGAggccaaaagctagtaagtataATATGAAAGAATTATTGCTTAAGTTAGTACTACTTTGTTTTAGTAGAGCCAAGCCAGAAATGCAGAGCCGAGTGCAGGGAACATTTATAACCTTTCATGACCTTTTGCCACAAATCATCAAACCTAAAAGTACTTAGATTGGTATGAACACTTCTTGCGCTTCGTTCAGTCAGCGAGCATGCTAAAAAGATAAGAAACAACTAGATTTTAACGATAGCTGTAAACCTTCGTTTAAGTTGCTGTCACATTACGGTCGTGATAATAACACACGAACCAaacaattataaacaattacagCTAGCAAGcagcgtatatatttttttgtcattgggCATAAAACGCCTTTTCGGAACTTGACAGAATTTTAGTCGTTTCCGAAAGAACGGCAAATTTaacataggtaccatcagcctaataagtggtctaccaattcttaaacaagttcctatcaaatgaatatgtcgctaaagtcgaactttcaagttgacagacacgtctattggcattattgttttatgacatgcaaacgattatcagctttagggtggtaggccacatatctgtggctccagtgaaaacgggtacatgtcgaaaaacccaagtttacaggagacgcaaaaaacagttacgcccgagataattaaaacttatgttcattacacttgtatatttacatatactaataaatgtggtatgttaaaggactaaattaattgcgctctttcttatgggaatgttatttttgctcttgatctattagtttataaattaactacttgtatccaaaatagaagtataaaaataagtgtaaaaaggttcaagtggttatatatatcgctattcaccaagttttcgtaattttatatgaagtgagaaagggtacgcatccggaatgttttttgtagtacatgtataatattatccacAGAAGACTAGCTTACGAACTAATGGTGTAGAAAATGATTGAATTTTTCAATGTATGCAGTTCTTTGTacttaattacagacataacagacatgtagccttttgcacggtttttttttattgtgtttttagttataagtagacttaaataataatgaaaaattcaaaatgctacttgtatccaagttgagtgaataaaacacatataaaagtatttaaatatctattcaaaaacactataaatttttcaaaaatctcacatgcaaacataaaaaatgcccgtttaaaacaaacttaaaatttctcatcattagtatctaagtatgtccATTCAAAAgacgttaaaataatattaaattatcttgttacatacaattacaaaaaacatgttatttattaataaaactgaaaatctcTAAGCTAAGCAGCTTGTCTTCTGTCGGTATCAGTAGATGCGTATCGACAGTTTCATCATTGCAGATTAAATCTTTGTAAAGTTTAATCAGCGGTATGAgagacattaaggggctgttcctatcttcgatccacagcacgctagatctcgcaggtagaatacttaaagctccagcgggcattaactgcgagattgcatgcttgaacgaggccacgaatgcctggCTAGCTGGACAGAGTCCAAATCTCCCGTCCAAACCACATAGGCAATAGGCCTGGGATACAATAGCCTCCGTCACCACCTTATAGGCATTAATAGAACCTTTAACAGGCAGGGACCGGGccagactgttagctgtgtccaagccagaatctggttactggctccatgcatacccctcgcccaacactagaacttttatcgacccagacactacgcatagctgctggtctacggctgggagttgggatctgcgaaagtaacaactgtgtttcttgtggggctccagtggaccgtctcggccaACATGGCCTCTCCTGTTCCTCGGGCGCCGGCCGACTGTCCCACCACGccactctcaacgacattctcagaagggcgctcgttagtgccaacgttcccgccgctctgtagccccagattgtacggagcgatggcaagcgccctgacggaatgtcgttgataccctggcaGACTGGCCGttcgctggtgtgggacgctacctgtacagacaccctggcggcgtcctacctaacagcaactaccaaacgtgcgggggcggcggtagacgcccgggaacgcctcaaggtcacaaaatatagctgtctcggcgcccaatatcatttctttgctttcggcgtcgagactctaggtccttggggtaagggtgcgctggaactacacagggagctcagcaataggttaagggaggcaacaggcaaccctcgcgctggcagctttctcgcacaaagaatcgcaatcgcagttcaacgcgggaatgctgcctgcgtgatgggcaccatgccaagaggcccacctctctttttttattagttttagttttagatatttaaattaaataatagttttagtcctatggatattttgtattttcttaatcattcttattaaatgattggtgtcaagggatatatcttaattaatacccttaaaattaatgcaatgtgcaatattagtttaataataaaattggtgtaaaaggatataacttaatcgcgtaaccgtcgactgcgcagctcgcaagcgcgttctccctgcacaagttagcgcacacgattgtggctcatccgtgagcgccatggctccccactcacccgctcattcccccgcgcaaagacttatatccttttccacgtaaacttttttatattcgatttgtgaaaacgggcgcagctctacttaatcttatattttattttatttttttgtgtaaagagattgaacttaacttgtatcaatgtaaactaaataaatctgttcttgttttagggttcaagtgtgcttagatttttttacacccgccatatgaaaaaacagcacgtacaactaaatttagatcataaatcacaaacaaaactttagttaatagaaatacaacttgacaagtaccctctgttgctaacttttttaaggcagttctacccttgaccaccagaaaactccgttgttttaaaagatatcttagaTCCGTTTACTCCAAAcgatgcgttattttttttttgtgttttttggtctatataactcaatttggccaaattcagacttgtaccccttttcactggagccacagatatttggctgatggtacaaagaTGGTACATCAAGCCCCGCGCTCGACATGACTGGGGATGCAGCAGTAGGAACCCAAGTAATAGAGTTATGATTAAATATTATAGTGTGACATACACTGACAGTGATATTGCCATAACAAAAACACACTCTCCCttatcaaatcaaaatcaaaataatttattttcggataactgAGTAATCTACTCAGTATTGTTAGTGTACACAATATTCTTATGAGTATATGGTAGTAAACAGataagatatattattattacattaaatcaaattacacATCACATACTGcctaattaattaactactgTTTCATTTCATATTAACACATCACatccaattaaattaaactgtctatctatgtcaaaccaaataaattcaaattaattaaatcagtcacatttcattacattataaattaggtacataataatattaataacaaaacgTTTATTTCAGGATCTGGTCCCATGTATATCATGTCAgtttcagatctattgtcaagaagacattaataggtatctaaggcgtattataaagttaatgattaagtatatcatggacagggatatttggaaataattccgatccgcattagcgatcccttcaaatagcaaacctactctgttaaaaataaaattgtgttaaatacttgtgatgtataggtatcatttaataatattgtaaatctgtttaaaaaaatataccttgagTCGTTGAGTttccggtggtagattttttttgacattcataagtgcttgttatagcctaaattgaataaagatattttgacttgactttgactacgAGTTACATTCTTacaataacattaataataataataataaaatctttattcaataagacaaagGGGgagttactaaataaaataaataataaaataaaaaatagaattgcATACATTTACATAACAttaggtacataacataataatacGATTTAACACTGATCATATTTCAATAGGTGTTGTAGGTACTTGGCGTTCTTATACGAGTGTTTAGTTCGACACCGACTGATAGCACCAGTGACGAAGAAGCTACCGTGAATATAACTCATAGTTGACCGCTCACTGTGCGAGTATGGCCTATGACTAAAGTTCTTTCGCTATCCTTGGCATGCGTTGAACCAGTTTAAGACAATCATGCTTCTCAGCACAAATGAACGCTGAGCTGAAGATTGCGACTGATATCAGCGGCTGCGACTCCTCGAGACACCATGACACGCCAGTATCGGCGCTATCagcgcggcgcggggcgcggggcgcgggcgcggcagCGCGGTGACaagggcgcgcgcgcgccgccgcgccgcatTACCCAGTTGCCCGCGCGCCGAGTCAGAAGCTCGCCCTCGCACCATGGCCGAACCCAAGCGATTCAAGCGTGCCGAAGTGGCCGCGAAAAACTCCAAAGAAGATGCCGTATTCATTATCCACAATCGCGTGTACGACGTCAAGAGTTTCTTGGATGAGCACCCCGGCGGCCACGAGGTTTTGCAAGGCGTCGTCGGCACCGATGCTTCCGAAGACTTCGATGACATCGGCCACAGTCTCGACGCGAAAGATCTCATGAAGAAGTACGAGATCGGCGAGCTGGTGGAGGAGGAAAAGACGGCCGAGAAGAAGAGGCCGATCTGGAACAGCGTGTCGGAGGTGAAGGAGGCGCACTCCGGCGGCGTGCTGAGCTCGTGGAAGCTGCCGTTAGTGCTGGGCATCGTGGCCACCGTGCTCTATACCTACCTGTTCGGGTAG
Above is a window of Choristoneura fumiferana chromosome 18, NRCan_CFum_1, whole genome shotgun sequence DNA encoding:
- the LOC141437907 gene encoding cytochrome b5-like, which translates into the protein MAEPKRFKRAEVAAKNSKEDAVFIIHNRVYDVKSFLDEHPGGHEVLQGVVGTDASEDFDDIGHSLDAKDLMKKYEIGELVEEEKTAEKKRPIWNSVSEVKEAHSGGVLSSWKLPLVLGIVATVLYTYLFG